One window of the Roseofilum casamattae BLCC-M143 genome contains the following:
- the apcA gene encoding allophycocyanin subunit alpha, with amino-acid sequence MSIVTKSIVNADAEARYLSPGELDRIKAFVTSGEQRLRIAQVLTDSRERIIKEAGDQLFQKRPDVVSPGGNAYGEEMTATCLRDMDYYLRLVTYGIVSGDVTPIEEIGLVGAKEMYKSLGTSLDAVAESVRCMKAVATGLMSGEDAAEAGSYFDYVTGGLS; translated from the coding sequence ATGAGTATCGTCACGAAATCCATCGTGAACGCCGATGCTGAAGCTCGTTACTTAAGCCCTGGCGAACTAGACCGAATCAAAGCTTTCGTAACTTCCGGCGAACAACGTCTGCGGATTGCCCAAGTTCTAACTGATTCTCGCGAGCGCATCATCAAGGAAGCTGGCGATCAACTCTTCCAAAAGCGCCCCGACGTGGTTTCCCCTGGTGGAAATGCTTATGGTGAAGAAATGACCGCAACTTGCCTGCGGGATATGGACTACTACCTACGTCTGGTGACCTACGGAATCGTTTCTGGCGATGTAACTCCCATCGAAGAAATTGGTTTGGTTGGTGCAAAAGAGATGTACAAATCTCTCGGGACTTCTCTCGATGCCGTAGCTGAAAGCGTCCGTTGCATGAAAGCAGTTGCTACTGGCCTGATGTCGGGTGAAGATGCTGCTGAAGCCGGTTCTTACTTTGATTACGTCACGGGTGGCTTGTCCTAG